The following proteins are encoded in a genomic region of Clostridia bacterium:
- a CDS encoding dihydroorotase, with protein sequence MKNVTIFNLSDQTTLQAISAFCSDLNPEKEYTVFPGFCDVHVHFREPGFSYKETIRTGSLAAARGGYTAVCTMPNLNPVPDEPSALRAQLEIIERDAVIPVYPYAAITKGEKGEVLSDMEGLAADAIAFSDDGKGVQSEERMRRAMEKAKSLGKIVAAHCEVNELLKGGYIHDGVYAKAHGHKGISSASEFVEIERDLRLAKETGAAFHVCHISTAESVALIRAAKKDGIDVTCETAPHYLVLDENDLQESGDFKMNPPLRGKKDREALIEGVLDGTIDMIATDHAPHAAKEKAKGLSGSAFGIVGLETAFPVLYTRLVKEGVLSLEKLVELMAVNPRKRFKIASEGFSVWSLSEKEKIDPAKFLSKGRSTPFAGEEVFGVNYLTVSRGSVRYKKQ encoded by the coding sequence ATGAAAAACGTAACGATTTTTAATCTTTCCGATCAAACGACCCTGCAAGCGATCTCCGCTTTTTGTTCCGATTTGAATCCCGAAAAAGAATATACGGTTTTTCCCGGTTTCTGCGACGTGCACGTCCATTTCAGAGAACCGGGTTTTTCTTATAAAGAGACGATCCGCACGGGGTCTCTCGCCGCCGCGCGCGGCGGATATACCGCGGTTTGCACGATGCCGAACCTGAACCCCGTTCCGGACGAGCCTTCCGCGCTGCGGGCGCAGCTCGAAATCATCGAAAGAGACGCGGTGATCCCCGTCTATCCCTACGCCGCGATCACGAAAGGGGAAAAAGGCGAAGTCCTTTCCGATATGGAAGGGCTTGCCGCGGACGCGATCGCTTTTTCGGACGACGGAAAGGGCGTGCAAAGCGAAGAGAGGATGCGCCGCGCGATGGAGAAAGCGAAGTCGCTCGGAAAGATCGTCGCCGCGCATTGCGAAGTGAACGAGCTTTTGAAAGGGGGCTATATCCACGACGGCGTCTACGCGAAAGCGCACGGGCATAAAGGGATCTCTTCCGCGAGCGAATTCGTCGAGATCGAGCGCGATCTGCGCCTCGCGAAGGAGACGGGCGCGGCGTTTCACGTCTGCCATATCTCGACGGCGGAGAGCGTCGCTTTGATCCGCGCCGCGAAAAAAGACGGGATCGACGTAACCTGCGAGACCGCGCCGCATTATCTCGTCCTCGACGAAAACGATCTTCAAGAGAGCGGAGATTTCAAGATGAATCCCCCGCTTCGCGGGAAAAAAGACAGAGAAGCGCTGATAGAGGGCGTCCTCGACGGAACGATCGATATGATCGCGACCGATCACGCGCCGCACGCCGCGAAAGAAAAGGCGAAAGGGCTTTCGGGAAGCGCGTTCGGAATCGTGGGATTGGAGACGGCGTTCCCCGTTCTCTATACCCGCCTCGTTAAAGAGGGCGTTTTGTCTCTCGAAAAACTCGTCGAGCTGATGGCGGTCAATCCCCGCAAGCGTTTCAAGATCGCGTCGGAAGGATTTTCCGTGTGGTCGCTTTCGGAAAAGGAAAAGATCGACCCCGCGAAATTTTTATCCAAGGGAAGGTCGACTCCCTTTGCGGGCGAAGAAGTTTTCGGCGTCAATTACCTGACCGTTTCGCGCGGTTCGGTTCGATATAAAAAACAATAA
- the carB gene encoding carbamoyl-phosphate synthase large subunit translates to MAKRTDIKKILIIGSGPIVIGQAAEFDYAGTQACLALKEEGYEVVLVNSNPATIMTDTQIADKVYMEPLTLEYIAKILRYERPDAIVPGIGGQTGLNIAMQLEKKGVLKECRVELLGTSSESIERAEDRELFKEMCESIGEPVIPSEITYDVDAAADAADRIGYPVVLRPAFTLGGTGGGFANNETELREIAANGFALSPVHQVLVEKSVKGYKEIEFEVMRDSADNAITICGMENIDPVGVHTGDSIVVAPIMSLNEHDLKMLQDSAIKIIRELKIAGGCNVQFALNPNSSEYYLIEVNPRVSRSSALASKASGYPIARVTAKIAVGMELKDIPVAGGTAATEPSLDYVVAKFPRFPFDKFTNASNILGTQMKATGEVMGIGSTLSECFLKSIRSLETGVCHVHLKKFDEMTTEAILEYLGNFRADGIFAVAEALRRGVSIEELYKITMITPLFLECVKSITEMEKILKAKPFDLDALKAAKTMGFSDQYIASLWGTEEIKIYSLRKENGFTPVFRMVDTLHTGKYIAYLYSTYLNLLDKTVENQSRLTDKNKLVVLGAGPIRIGQGVEFDYSTVHAVQTLKRAGYEAIIINNNPETVSTDYTTADKLYFEPLTPEDVMAILDFEKPEGVIASLGGQTAINLADPLNARGVKIVGTDCAAIDKAENRDLFEKLLNELDIPRPEGTAVTKIEDGVKAAARIGYPVLVRPSFVLGGRAMQIVGNEKALRHYLKTAVEIDEDKPVLVDRYIVGKEVEVDAVCDGVDVFVPGIMELVERTGIHSGDSISVYPTFSISDKVKGTILQYAKKLGLGIGIKGLYNIQFIVDKDEKVYIIEVNPRSSRTVPFLSKSTGYSLADIATEVIMGKSLKEQGIFGIYPEEKKRYYVKVPVFSFNKIKGLDAYLSPEMKSTGEAIGYDDKLNRALFKALQAAGMKLQNYGTVFATIADADKEEALPLIRRFYNLGFNIEATSGTAKFLKENGIRTHVLKKISEGSLAIRDSIRQGHIAYVINTSSVGAEGAKLDGVEIRKYATESNVTMFTSLDTVKVLLDILEETTLTISTINA, encoded by the coding sequence ATGGCAAAAAGAACGGATATCAAAAAGATCTTAATCATCGGTTCGGGACCGATCGTCATCGGTCAAGCGGCGGAATTCGACTACGCGGGCACGCAGGCTTGCCTCGCTTTGAAGGAAGAGGGCTACGAGGTCGTCCTCGTAAACAGTAACCCCGCCACGATCATGACGGATACGCAGATCGCGGATAAGGTTTATATGGAGCCTTTGACCTTGGAATATATCGCGAAGATCCTGCGTTACGAGCGCCCGGACGCGATCGTCCCCGGGATCGGCGGGCAGACGGGTCTGAATATCGCGATGCAACTCGAAAAGAAAGGCGTCTTGAAAGAATGCCGCGTGGAACTCCTCGGAACGAGCAGCGAAAGCATTGAGCGCGCGGAAGACAGAGAACTTTTCAAAGAGATGTGCGAAAGCATCGGCGAGCCCGTCATTCCTTCCGAGATCACCTATGACGTGGACGCGGCGGCGGACGCAGCGGATAGGATCGGATACCCGGTCGTCCTGCGCCCGGCGTTCACCCTCGGCGGAACGGGCGGCGGCTTCGCGAATAACGAGACGGAGCTTCGCGAGATCGCGGCGAACGGATTCGCGCTTTCTCCCGTCCATCAAGTCCTCGTCGAAAAGAGCGTAAAGGGATATAAGGAGATCGAATTCGAAGTTATGCGCGATTCCGCGGATAACGCGATCACGATCTGCGGAATGGAAAACATCGACCCCGTCGGCGTCCATACGGGCGATTCGATCGTCGTCGCGCCGATCATGTCCTTAAACGAGCACGACCTCAAAATGCTTCAAGACAGCGCGATCAAGATTATTCGCGAGCTTAAAATCGCGGGCGGTTGCAACGTCCAATTCGCGCTGAATCCCAATTCTTCCGAATACTATTTGATCGAAGTCAACCCGAGAGTTTCGCGCTCGTCCGCGCTCGCTTCCAAGGCAAGCGGTTATCCGATTGCCCGCGTGACCGCGAAGATCGCCGTCGGTATGGAACTCAAAGATATTCCCGTCGCGGGAGGAACGGCGGCGACCGAACCTTCGCTCGATTACGTCGTCGCGAAATTCCCGCGTTTCCCCTTCGATAAATTTACGAACGCGAGCAATATCCTCGGCACGCAGATGAAAGCGACGGGCGAAGTCATGGGTATCGGCTCCACTCTTTCCGAATGCTTCTTGAAATCCATTCGCTCCCTCGAAACGGGCGTTTGCCACGTCCATCTCAAAAAGTTCGACGAGATGACGACCGAGGCGATCCTCGAATATCTCGGGAACTTCCGCGCGGACGGGATCTTCGCGGTCGCCGAAGCGCTTCGCCGCGGCGTCTCGATCGAGGAACTTTATAAGATCACGATGATCACGCCGCTCTTCCTCGAATGCGTAAAGTCCATCACGGAAATGGAAAAGATCCTGAAAGCGAAACCTTTTGATCTCGACGCGCTCAAAGCGGCGAAGACGATGGGCTTCTCGGATCAATATATCGCGAGCCTGTGGGGAACGGAGGAGATCAAGATCTATTCTCTCCGCAAGGAGAACGGATTTACGCCCGTCTTCCGCATGGTGGACACGCTTCACACGGGCAAGTATATCGCTTACCTCTATTCGACCTATCTGAACCTCTTGGATAAGACGGTCGAAAATCAATCCCGCTTGACCGACAAGAATAAACTCGTCGTCCTCGGCGCGGGACCGATCCGCATCGGGCAAGGCGTCGAATTCGACTATTCGACCGTACACGCCGTCCAGACCTTGAAGCGCGCGGGCTACGAAGCAATCATTATCAACAATAACCCCGAAACCGTTTCCACGGATTACACGACGGCGGATAAACTCTATTTCGAGCCGCTGACCCCCGAAGACGTTATGGCGATCCTCGATTTCGAGAAGCCCGAAGGCGTCATCGCTTCCCTCGGCGGACAAACCGCGATCAACCTCGCGGATCCCTTGAACGCCCGCGGGGTAAAGATCGTCGGAACGGATTGCGCGGCGATCGACAAAGCGGAGAACCGCGACCTCTTCGAGAAGCTTTTGAACGAACTCGATATTCCGCGCCCCGAAGGCACGGCGGTCACGAAGATCGAAGACGGCGTAAAAGCGGCGGCAAGGATCGGCTATCCCGTCCTCGTTCGCCCGAGCTTCGTCCTCGGCGGCAGAGCGATGCAGATCGTCGGCAACGAAAAGGCGCTTCGCCATTATTTGAAAACGGCGGTCGAGATCGACGAAGACAAGCCCGTCCTCGTGGATCGCTATATCGTCGGAAAAGAAGTCGAAGTGGACGCCGTTTGCGACGGAGTGGACGTCTTCGTCCCGGGAATTATGGAACTCGTCGAGAGGACGGGTATCCACTCGGGCGACAGCATCTCGGTCTATCCGACCTTCTCGATCTCGGATAAGGTCAAAGGGACGATCCTGCAATACGCGAAAAAGCTCGGTCTCGGCATCGGCATCAAGGGTCTTTATAATATTCAATTTATCGTGGATAAAGACGAAAAGGTCTATATCATCGAGGTCAACCCCCGTTCTTCGAGGACGGTACCTTTCCTTTCCAAATCGACGGGCTACTCCCTCGCGGATATTGCGACCGAAGTCATTATGGGCAAGAGCTTGAAAGAGCAGGGCATCTTCGGCATTTATCCCGAGGAGAAAAAACGCTATTACGTCAAAGTCCCCGTCTTCTCCTTCAATAAGATCAAGGGGCTGGACGCCTATCTCTCCCCCGAAATGAAATCCACGGGCGAAGCGATCGGTTACGACGACAAACTCAACCGCGCGCTCTTCAAAGCGTTGCAGGCGGCGGGAATGAAACTTCAAAACTACGGAACGGTCTTCGCGACGATCGCGGACGCGGATAAAGAGGAAGCGCTTCCCTTGATCCGCCGCTTCTATAACCTCGGCTTCAATATCGAGGCGACCTCCGGCACCGCGAAGTTCTTGAAGGAGAACGGGATCCGCACGCACGTCCTCAAAAAGATCAGCGAGGGTAGTTTGGCGATCCGTGATTCGATCCGCCAAGGGCATATCGCTTACGTTATCAACACTTCGTCCGTCGGCGCGGAAGGCGCGAAGCTCGACGGCGTCGAGATCCGCAAATACGCGACGGAAAGCAACGTTACGATGTTTACCTCGCTCGACACGGTCAAAGTCCTCCTCGACATCCTTGAAGAGACGACCCTGACGATCTCCACGATCAACGCGTAA
- a CDS encoding dihydroorotate dehydrogenase electron transfer subunit, whose protein sequence is MKQVLLEVEKTESLCANVFKTVFRGDVSDIRAPGQFVNVRLDGLYLRRPISVCDLGEDELTLVYKVVGKGTLKLSEAKKGDPFDVLTGLGNGYDLSSSGESPLLIGGGVGVPPLYYLAKKLIEKGARPFVALGFNKKEEVFFAREFEALGAAVKVATVDGSLGEKGFVTNILPESYSYFYACGPEPMLKAVYKATATEGELSFEERMGCGFGACMGCSCKTLTGNKRICKEGPVMKKGEILW, encoded by the coding sequence ATGAAGCAAGTTTTGTTGGAAGTCGAAAAGACCGAATCCCTTTGCGCGAACGTCTTCAAGACGGTTTTCCGCGGAGACGTTTCGGATATCCGCGCGCCGGGGCAGTTCGTAAACGTTCGCCTCGACGGCTTGTATCTTCGCCGTCCGATCTCGGTCTGCGATCTCGGAGAGGACGAATTGACGCTCGTCTATAAAGTCGTCGGGAAGGGAACCTTGAAGCTTTCGGAAGCGAAGAAGGGCGATCCGTTCGACGTCTTGACGGGGCTCGGCAACGGCTACGACCTTTCCTCGTCCGGAGAAAGCCCGCTTTTGATCGGCGGCGGCGTCGGCGTCCCGCCTCTTTACTATCTCGCGAAAAAGCTCATTGAGAAAGGCGCGCGCCCCTTCGTCGCGCTCGGATTCAACAAAAAGGAAGAAGTCTTTTTCGCGCGCGAATTCGAAGCGCTCGGCGCGGCGGTCAAAGTCGCGACCGTGGACGGAAGCCTCGGCGAAAAGGGCTTCGTCACGAATATCCTTCCCGAATCGTATTCCTACTTTTACGCCTGCGGGCCCGAACCGATGCTCAAAGCGGTTTATAAAGCCACGGCGACCGAGGGCGAACTTTCCTTCGAAGAAAGGATGGGGTGCGGTTTCGGCGCGTGTATGGGTTGCTCCTGCAAGACGCTTACGGGGAATAAGAGGATCTGCAAGGAAGGACCCGTTATGAAAAAGGGGGAGATCTTATGGTGA
- the pyrB gene encoding aspartate carbamoyltransferase, protein MRSLIDICDFSREEINELISVATDIIDRPEKYAEACKGKKIATLFFEPSTRTRLSFEAAMYELGGNVLPVPGEQLSSAAKGESVADTVRVISSYADIIAMRSPKEGAAFVAAESAFVPIINAGDGGHCHPTQTLADLFTIYREKGSFDNLTVGFCGDLKYGRTVHSLITALSRYQNIKIVLISPEELKLPNYVKIGVIEKSGMACEETTDLEGAIPSLDILYMTRIQQERFDDRAEYERLKDAYVLTAEKMKAAKKDACVMHPLPRVNEISVKVDSDPRACYFKQVENGKYIRMALILKLLEEVKKNPVREDLLAGFEVFEGETPCENPRCISRTEQELPRLFKVVDRAANICRCVYCEKRKR, encoded by the coding sequence ATGAGAAGTCTGATCGATATTTGCGATTTTTCCCGTGAGGAGATCAACGAGTTGATCTCCGTCGCCACGGATATCATCGACCGCCCCGAAAAGTACGCGGAAGCCTGCAAGGGGAAAAAAATCGCGACCCTCTTTTTCGAGCCGTCCACGAGGACGCGCCTTTCGTTTGAAGCGGCGATGTATGAGCTCGGCGGAAACGTCCTGCCCGTCCCGGGAGAACAGCTGTCTTCGGCGGCGAAAGGGGAAAGCGTCGCGGACACCGTGCGCGTGATTTCGTCCTACGCCGATATCATCGCGATGCGCTCGCCCAAGGAAGGCGCGGCGTTCGTCGCGGCGGAAAGCGCGTTCGTCCCGATCATAAACGCGGGCGACGGCGGGCATTGCCACCCGACGCAGACTCTCGCGGATCTCTTTACGATCTATCGCGAAAAGGGATCCTTCGACAATCTGACCGTCGGTTTTTGCGGCGATTTGAAGTACGGCAGAACCGTCCATTCCCTGATCACCGCGCTTTCCCGCTATCAAAATATCAAGATCGTCCTGATCTCGCCCGAGGAACTTAAACTTCCGAATTACGTCAAGATCGGCGTAATCGAGAAGTCGGGAATGGCGTGTGAAGAGACGACCGATCTCGAAGGCGCGATCCCGTCGCTCGATATCCTCTATATGACGAGGATCCAGCAGGAGCGTTTCGACGATCGCGCGGAGTACGAGCGCTTGAAAGACGCCTACGTCCTGACGGCGGAAAAGATGAAAGCCGCGAAGAAGGACGCTTGCGTGATGCACCCGCTCCCGAGGGTAAACGAGATCAGCGTCAAGGTCGATTCCGACCCGCGCGCCTGCTATTTCAAGCAAGTCGAGAACGGAAAATATATCCGTATGGCGCTTATTCTGAAACTTTTGGAAGAGGTGAAAAAGAATCCCGTTCGGGAAGATCTTCTCGCGGGATTCGAAGTTTTCGAGGGAGAAACGCCTTGCGAGAACCCGCGCTGCATTTCTCGGACGGAGCAGGAGTTGCCGCGGCTTTTCAAGGTCGTCGATCGCGCGGCGAATATTTGCAGGTGCGTGTATTGCGAAAAACGCAAAAGATAG
- the pyrE gene encoding orotate phosphoribosyltransferase: MSTQVAKALLSVKAVFFRPNEPFIWASGIKSPVYCDNRLTLSAPEIRLIVENGLAETVKREYPEAEILMGTSTAGIAHAAITAHLLGLPMGYVRSGAKDHGRQNRIEGKLEKGQKTVVIEDLISTGGSVIDTVEALREAGADVLGVASIFTYGMQKGLDRLAAANVKNVSLTNFDAIAKVAAEEGYIGESDIARLIAFRNNPSDERWIH; encoded by the coding sequence ATTTCGACACAAGTTGCCAAAGCGTTATTATCGGTCAAGGCGGTCTTCTTCCGCCCGAACGAACCCTTTATTTGGGCGAGCGGCATCAAAAGCCCCGTCTATTGCGATAACCGTCTGACCCTTTCCGCGCCCGAGATCCGTCTCATCGTGGAGAACGGGCTTGCGGAAACCGTAAAAAGAGAGTATCCCGAAGCGGAGATTCTGATGGGGACTTCGACCGCCGGCATCGCGCACGCCGCGATCACCGCGCACCTTTTGGGGCTTCCGATGGGGTACGTCCGCTCGGGAGCGAAGGATCACGGCAGACAAAACCGCATCGAAGGAAAGCTTGAAAAAGGGCAAAAGACCGTCGTCATCGAGGATTTGATCTCGACGGGCGGCAGCGTCATCGACACGGTCGAAGCGCTTCGAGAAGCGGGCGCGGACGTCCTCGGCGTCGCGAGTATCTTTACCTACGGAATGCAAAAAGGGCTGGATCGCTTGGCGGCGGCGAACGTCAAGAACGTCTCTTTGACGAATTTCGACGCGATCGCGAAGGTCGCCGCGGAAGAAGGCTATATCGGCGAGAGCGATATCGCGCGCTTGATCGCCTTCCGCAACAACCCGTCCGACGAAAGATGGATCCATTAA
- the pyrR gene encoding bifunctional pyr operon transcriptional regulator/uracil phosphoribosyltransferase PyrR, whose protein sequence is MRKVKILDKETVMRSLARITHEILERNDDALCILGVKTRGIRLSRILTENLKKFAGLDVPCGYIDATMYRDDFTQEEKRRKVGESLVPCDINGKTVLIVDDVLYTGRTARAAIEAVFALGRPKAVRLAVLVDRGHREIPVRPDFVGKNIPTSRQEKIAVVMDGEGSDCGVFIVNDAE, encoded by the coding sequence ATGCGGAAAGTCAAGATCTTGGACAAAGAAACCGTTATGCGTTCGCTCGCGAGGATCACGCACGAGATCTTGGAGCGAAACGACGATGCTCTTTGCATCTTGGGCGTCAAGACCCGCGGCATTCGCCTTTCTCGCATTCTGACCGAAAACTTAAAGAAATTCGCGGGGTTGGACGTCCCTTGCGGCTATATCGACGCGACGATGTATCGCGATGATTTTACGCAGGAAGAAAAGCGTCGGAAGGTCGGCGAAAGCCTCGTCCCGTGCGACATCAACGGCAAGACGGTTTTGATCGTGGACGACGTTTTGTACACCGGAAGGACGGCGCGCGCCGCGATCGAAGCGGTTTTCGCGCTCGGTCGCCCCAAAGCGGTCCGACTCGCCGTTCTCGTGGACAGGGGTCACAGAGAGATCCCCGTTCGCCCCGATTTCGTCGGAAAGAACATTCCGACTTCGAGGCAGGAAAAGATCGCCGTCGTTATGGACGGAGAAGGTTCGGATTGCGGAGTCTTTATCGTAAACGACGCGGAGTAA
- the pyrF gene encoding orotidine-5'-phosphate decarboxylase, which produces MAKDVIIACDFDGAEKTLAFLDLFKGRKPFVKIGMELFYSAGPEIVREIKKRGHKVFLDLKLHDIPNTVKKSMAVLSSLGADICNLHAAGATAMMKAAIEGLTRPDGTRPLLIAVTQLTSTDEETMRRDLLIEKPMEEVVRHYALTAKNAGLDGVVCSPLEAAAVHKSCGETFLTVTPGVRFADGEKGDQKRVMTPAEARKAGSDYIVMGRPITAAADPVAAYERAIKEFSED; this is translated from the coding sequence ATGGCAAAAGACGTTATCATAGCTTGCGACTTTGACGGCGCGGAGAAAACGCTCGCGTTTTTGGATCTTTTCAAGGGGAGAAAACCCTTCGTCAAGATCGGGATGGAACTTTTCTATTCCGCAGGTCCCGAGATCGTTCGCGAGATCAAAAAAAGAGGGCACAAGGTGTTTTTGGATTTGAAACTGCACGATATTCCGAACACCGTAAAAAAGAGCATGGCGGTCCTTTCCTCGCTCGGCGCGGATATTTGCAATCTGCACGCTGCGGGAGCGACTGCGATGATGAAAGCCGCGATCGAGGGACTGACCCGCCCCGACGGAACGCGCCCGCTTCTGATCGCGGTCACGCAGCTGACCTCGACGGACGAAGAGACGATGCGCCGCGATCTCTTGATCGAAAAACCGATGGAAGAGGTCGTCCGTCATTACGCTTTGACGGCGAAGAACGCGGGGTTGGACGGCGTCGTCTGCTCGCCGCTCGAAGCTGCCGCCGTCCATAAATCGTGCGGCGAGACCTTCTTGACGGTGACCCCGGGCGTTCGCTTCGCGGACGGTGAAAAGGGCGATCAAAAGCGCGTAATGACCCCCGCGGAAGCGAGGAAAGCGGGCTCCGACTATATCGTTATGGGGCGCCCGATCACCGCGGCGGCGGATCCCGTGGCGGCGTATGAAAGAGCGATCAAAGAATTCTCAGAGGATTGA
- a CDS encoding dihydroorotate dehydrogenase, translating to MVSCDLRTDLCGIGLDNPVIPASGTFGYGYEFAELYDINLLGTFSFKGTTLSERFGNPTPRIAECASGMLNAVGLQNPGVRKVVSEELPKLKKVFNKKVMANVSGFGVEEYVEVCRILDKEEQVGWLEVNVSCPNVHGGGLSFGTDPKVAAEVTREVKKVTTKPVIIKLSPNVTDITEIAKAVEEAGADGVSLINTLVGMRLDLRSRKPILKNVTGGLSGPAVFPIALNMVYKTSRAVKIPVVGMGGVSSAEDVLEMILAGATAVEVGAANLVDPFASKRIVEDLPKAMEKYGIRSLNEIRGMA from the coding sequence ATGGTGAGCTGCGATTTGAGGACGGATCTTTGCGGGATCGGACTCGATAATCCCGTGATCCCCGCGAGCGGGACGTTCGGCTACGGCTACGAGTTCGCGGAACTGTACGACATCAATCTTCTCGGAACTTTCTCCTTTAAGGGGACGACGCTTTCCGAGCGGTTCGGCAATCCCACGCCGCGCATCGCGGAATGCGCGTCCGGTATGCTGAACGCGGTCGGGCTGCAAAACCCCGGCGTCCGAAAGGTCGTCTCGGAAGAACTTCCGAAACTCAAAAAAGTTTTTAACAAAAAGGTGATGGCGAACGTCAGCGGGTTCGGCGTCGAAGAGTACGTCGAGGTCTGTCGGATCCTCGACAAGGAAGAGCAGGTCGGTTGGCTCGAAGTAAACGTCTCCTGCCCGAACGTTCACGGCGGCGGGCTGAGCTTCGGGACCGATCCGAAGGTCGCGGCGGAAGTGACCCGCGAAGTGAAAAAGGTCACGACCAAACCCGTCATCATCAAACTTTCGCCCAACGTGACGGATATCACCGAGATCGCGAAAGCGGTCGAAGAAGCGGGCGCGGACGGCGTCTCTTTGATCAACACGCTCGTCGGAATGCGCCTCGATCTCCGTTCGCGGAAACCGATCCTGAAAAACGTGACGGGCGGGCTTTCGGGCCCCGCGGTCTTCCCGATCGCGCTCAATATGGTGTATAAGACGAGCCGCGCGGTGAAGATCCCCGTGGTCGGTATGGGCGGCGTTTCGAGCGCGGAAGACGTCCTCGAAATGATTCTCGCGGGGGCGACGGCGGTCGAAGTCGGCGCGGCGAACCTCGTGGATCCGTTCGCGTCGAAAAGAATCGTCGAGGATCTTCCGAAGGCGATGGAAAAATACGGAATTCGTTCCTTAAACGAAATAAGGGGGATGGCATAA